In Nicotiana tabacum cultivar K326 chromosome 2, ASM71507v2, whole genome shotgun sequence, the following proteins share a genomic window:
- the LOC107779706 gene encoding putative glutathione S-transferase yields MAEVKLLGVSLSPFSRRVEWALKIKGVEYEFIEEDLQNKSPLLLQSNPVHQKIPVLIHNGKPISESMIILEYIDETFEGPSILPKDPYDRALARFWANFLDVKCITTIGKALFGKGEESDKAKEESSELLKILDNELKDKKFFVGDNFGFADIAANLMAFWLGILEEASGVILVTSEKFPNFCAWKDEYINCSQVKEYLPSRDVLLAHFQTRFQTAAAPK; encoded by the exons ATGGCAGAAGTGAAGTTGCTTGGTGTTTCACTCAGTCCTTTTAGTCGCAGAGTTGAGTGGGCTCTGAAGATTAAGGGTGTGGAatatgaatttatagaagaagaCCTACAAAACAAGAGCCCTCTGCTTCTTCAATCCAATCCTGTTCACCAAAAAATCCCAGTGCTAATTCACAATGGAAAACCCATTTCTGAGTCTATGATCATTCTTGAATACATTGATGAAACATTTGAAGGCCCTTCCATTTTGCCTAAAGACCCTTATGACCGAGCTTTAGCTCGTTTCTGGGCTAATTTCCTTGATGTTAAG TGCATAACTACAATTGGAAAAGCTTTATTTGGCAAAGGAGAGGAGTCAGACAAAGCTAAGGAGGAGTCTAGTGAACTGCTAAAGATTCTTGATAATGAGCTCAAGGACAAAAAATTCTTTGTAGGAGACAACTTTGGATTTGCTGATATAGCTGCTAATTTGATGGCATTTTGGCTGGGAATTCTTGAAGAAGCCTCTGGAGTAATTTTGGTGACAAGTGaaaaatttcccaatttttgtgCTTGGAAAGATGAGTATATTAACTGCAGCCAAGTTAAGGAATATTTACCTTCAAGGGATGTGTTACTTGCCCATTTTCAAACTCGCTTTCAAACTGCAGCAGCTCCCAAATAA